Genomic segment of Iocasia fonsfrigidae:
GATTAAAGTGCCAGTTACTGTATTTGGGATGGCAGATGATTTAACTGATGTGCAGGTGACAATGAAGGTAGAAGGGCCAGTTGAAATAATCGGTGATCAAGTAAAACAGCTTCATTTTAATGGTGTAGCTAATAAGGATATAGAATTTGACCTGAAGGCTAAAGATGGTGTTGGTGAAGCTAAAATAGAATTTACGGCTGTAGATAAAAAACATAATTACCATAGTGGGAAGGCAATTAATCTGGCAGTTAGACCTTACAATCCTTACACATATAAGGCGAGCAAACAGGTAATTAAGGCTGGAAAAGAAGTTTCTTTTAAGGTTCCTAATAAAGGAATTGAAAATACTAATTATGCTCAAGTCAGTTTGTCTAAACGCAGGAGCCTTAATCTCAATCACCGTTTAAAATGGTTAATTAGATATCCTTATGGTTGTATTGAACAAACAACTTCCAGTGTTTTTCCCCAGCTTTATTTGACAGGGGTTTTACCAATAGGCAGGGAGCGAATTGAGGAAATTGATAAGAATATTAATGCAGCAATTAATCGCTTTAGAAAATTTCAGTTAGCTAATGGTGGATTCTCTTACTGGCCTAATGGAAATCATGCCAGCTTATGGGGTACTAATTATGTAGGACATTTCTTAATTGAAGCCCAGGCCCATGGATATTCTGTTCCAGATAATATGTTTACTGACTGGCTAAAGTATCAAAGGGAGCAGAGTAAAGATAAAGAGGGTGGACGTTTAACCAGGGCTTATCGTTTATATTTACTTGCTTTAGTTAACAAATCACTTGTTAGTGAAATGAACTATATGCGGGAAAATGAATTACATAAAATGAATAATACTGCTAAGTTCTTTTTAGCAGGCGCTTATAAAATAGCTGGTTATGATAAGATAGCTAACAAGTTGATTGCAGATTTAGATTTTAAAGTTGAAGATTATCAGGAAACTGCTGGAACTTATGGGTCAAGTTTGAGGGATAAAGCAATTATGTTGGATATTATGACTTGCTTTAAGAAATATGATACAGGTTTAGTTTTATACGATGATATTGCTAAAGAATTATCTTCAGAGGATTGGTATTCAACTCAGACTACTGCTTATTCATTACTTGCCACCAGTAAGTATTTAATTGCCTTAGATGATCAAGATGATGGTTTAGAAGCAGAAGTTATCTCTGCTAAAGGGGTAACCAAGCAAGTTAATACAGCTGAAAAGATTACTAACCTTCCTGTAACAGATAGTTATGGTAAGGAGGTAAAAGTGAGAAATAATATGGAAACACCTTTATTTGCTATTTTAGAATGGGAGGGGATTCCTTTAAGAGGTGAAATAGAGCCATCAGAAAAAAATCTAGCTTTACAGGTAGAGTGGTTAGATGAGGAAGGAAATAAAATTGATCCTGGTAATTTAGAACAAGGTACTACTTTCTGGGGCCACTTTACAGTAGATAAAACAGTGGATGAAGAGATTAATGAGATGGCTTTGGTTCAGATATTACCAGCGGGTTGGGAAATAGAAAATATCCGTTTATCAGATTCAGGTTTACCTGAATGGATGGATGATTATGATTTGGATAATGAAGAATATATGGATATTAGAGATGATAGAATTAGATGGTTCTTTGATATGGGGGATTATGATTATGACTATGAGTTTGTAGTTAAGATTAATACTGTGACAGTAGGGGAATTTTACTTACCGCCAACAGTAGTAGAGGCAATGTATAATAATAAATATAAAGCTAATACAGCAGGAACAAGAGTTAAAGTTCTAAGTAGGGGAAGTAATTAATGAATAAGATAAAGCTTAAAAGGTCGATTTTAATAAGTTTAATTCTGATTATATTGATAAGTGGAGGGGTATGGCAGCTAAGTAGGCTGCCTGTCCCTCTGTTTCCGGATGACTATAGTACAGTAGTAGTTGATGAATCAGGTGAATATTTACGGATATTTTTAAATTCTAAAGACCAGTGGATTTTTCCGCCAGTTGAAGAAGGGATTCCTAAAAAATTAAAGGTATCAGTAATTAACTTTGAAGACAAGAGATTTTTTAATCATATAGGGATTGATTTCCTGGCGGTAGCTAGAGCAGTTGTTCAGGATTTAAAGGCCTGGAGCAAAGTGAGTGGAGCAAGCACAATTACTATGCAGGTAGCTCGTTTGACCAGGGCAAAAGAAAGAACAATTAGTAACAAACTAATTGAAATAATACAGGCCTTAAAAATAGAAAATACGTATAGTAAAGAAGAAATTTTACGATTATACTTGACCCATGCCCCCTATGGGGGAAATATAATCGGTTATAAAGCTGCTTCTTTAAGGTATTTCGGTAAAGAACCTGATCAGCTTACCTGGGGTCAGGCTTCCCTATTAGCAGTGTTACCTAATAGTCCAGGTTTAATTACACCTACTAGAGGTAGGGAGAGATTGAAACAGAAAAGAGATGGTTTATTAGATAAATTAAAGGCCAGGGGTATAATTGATGATATGACCTGTAGATTGGCTAAAGCTGAGGAGATTCCAAATCGAGAAGTTCCTTTTAATTTAGCAGCACCTCATTTAACCAGGAGTCTTAAAAATAAGTTGAATCAGGATCTGATTAAGACTACAATCAATAAAAAAATGCAGATTCAGGTTAATTATCTTGTTAAAAATTATATGGAAAAGATGAAACAAAAAGGGGTCAATAATAGTGCGGTATTAATTGCTGATACTAGAACCGGGCAAGTGAAGACCTATATTGGCTCTAATGATTATTTTGATCAACAACATTCCGGGAAGATTGATGGGGTGCAGATTAAAAGATCCAGTGGTTCAATCTTAAAGCCATTCTTATATGCCTTAGCTATGGATGAAGGATTAATTATTCCAGAGAGTAAGATAGAGGATATTCCTGTTAGTTATGGGGCATATTCCCCATATAATGCTAATCACCGATTTAAAGGAGTAGTTACTGCAAGAGAGGCCTTAATTAATTCCTTAAATGCCCCCGCGGTTAGTTTATTGGATGACTATGGGGTTACAGAGTTTTACAATTTTCTTACTGAGGCGGGGGTAAGCACATTATTTAGAGATGCTAAGGGATATGGCCTCCCTTTAATTTTAGGTGGAGCAGAAGTTAAGATGTGGGATATGGTAGCTTTGTATAGGGGGCTAGGGAATTATGGTAGGTTTTCTGGATTACATGTTTTAGCTAAGGGTAAGAATGGGGAGTTAAAACAACTAATTAGTAAAGGTTCAGCATATTTAACTTTAAATATTATTGATGATCTGAAACGACCAGGTTTAGAATATTTTTGGCGGGATTATTCTTCTAAATGGCGAATTGCCTGGAAAACAGGGACTAGTTATGGGAATAGAGATGCCTGGGCTGTTGGGGTAAGCCCTGAGTGGACGATTGCAGTCTGGATAGGTAATTTTGATGGCCAAGAAAATGAGGAAATAAGCGGGTTAAATGCAGCAGCACCATTATTTTTTAGTGTTTTTAATGCCTTACCCAAAAATTATTATCAGGATTTTTTTGCTGAACCCGAAGGAGATTTAAAAAAAATAAAAGTATCAACTAAAACTGGTTATCGAATTAGAGATAAGATTATTAATGAAGGATTAGGAAATTTAACAGATGCTTTAGTCTCAAAATCAGCCCAGCCTTTGATATATTCTCCTTATGAAAAGCTTATTTATACTAATCGAGCGGGGACTTATGAGGTTTGTTCACTGTGTTGGGATAGAGATGACTTAGCCAAAAGTTTAAAATTAGTTTATCCACCCCAGGTAGTAGCCTATTTAAAAGAGAGAGGGAATGAGGTTTATACCACTTTACCTCATAAGCAGGATTGTCCTAGTGTTAGTAATGGTAATCCAATTGAGTTTATTTACCCCCAACAAGATAGTATAATTTCAATTCCCAGGGGGGCAGATGGAAAGTACCAGAAGGTAAACTTTAAGGTAGCCCATACTGGTAAGAATAGTAAGTTATTTTGGTATTTAGATCAAGAATATTTAGGGAGTACTACTGGAAAACATCAGAAGTTATTACTACCAGAACATGGGAAACATACCCTTCATGTTGTAGATAATGAGGGTCATCATCAGGAAATAAGTTTCTATATTAAAATTAATAATTAGGATTTATATTTGAATTTCCTTAACCTCAAAAAGCCCTTGACAGGAAGAGATAGAGATGTTAAGATATATCTTGTCGCCGCTAAAAGCGGTAAGTTGTTGGAACTATTAAGTAGTTGCATGATAAAAAGATTATTTCAAAAAAAAACTACTTGACAGTAATCGACAGAGATGATAAGATGTAAAACGTCGCTGTTAACAGCACTTGGAAAATGATTTTTGAAATAAAATAAAAGTTCTTGACAAGTGAGGTTAAAAGTGATAAGATATAATTCGCTGACAGATAATAAAAAGTCAGTGAGATAAACAAATTAATGTTCCTTGAAAATTGAACAACAAGCAATGACGCAAGTGCGAGCCTTTTTTAAATAAAAGGCAAGTATCCAAAAGAGTTCAAAAGTATTCAAAGAGTCACAAATAATCTATTAAAATTTTTAATGGAGAGTTTGATCCTGGCTCAGGACGAACGCTGGCGGCGTGCTTAACACATGCAAGTCGAACGACCCGCCTTAACAGAATCCTTCGGGATGAAGATAAGATCCGGGTAGTGGCGGACGGGTGAGTAACGCGTGGAGAACCTGTCTCTCAGTCAGGGATAACCTGGCGAAAGCCGGACTAATCCCAGATAGCCTTAAGAGTAAGCATTTACACTTAAGTAAAGGTGCCTAGGCATCGCTGAGAGGTGGCTCCGCGTCGGATTAGCTAGCTGGTGAGGTAATAGCTCACCAGGGCAACGATCCGTAGCTGGTCTGAGAGGACGATCAGCCACACTGGGACTGAGACACGGCCCAGACTCCTACGGGAGGCAGCAGTGGGGAATCTTCCGCAATGGGCGCAAGCCTGACGGAGCAACGCCGCGTGAGTGATGAAGGCCTTCGGGTCGTAAAGCTCTGTCCTTAAGGAAGAACCGTCAATGCAGGAAATGGCATTGACCTGACGGTACTTAAGGAGGAAGCTCTGGCTAACTACGTGCCAGCAGCCGCGGTAATACGTAGAGAGCAAGCGTTGTCCGGAATTACTGGGCGTAAAGGGTACGCAGGCGGATAGGCAAGTCAACTGTGAAATATACCGGCTTAACCGGTAAGGTGCATTTGAAACTGCCTATCTTGAGTGCAGAAGAGGAGAGCGGAATTCCTAGTGTAGCGGTGGAATGCGTAGATATTAGGAAGAACACCAGTGGCGAAGGCGGCTCTCTGGTCTGCAACTGACGCTGAGGTACGAAAGCTGGGGGAGCAAACGGGATTAGATACCCCGGTAGTCCCAGCCGTAAACGATGGACACTAGGTGTTGGTGGTTCGAATCCATCAGTGCCGGAGTTAACGCGATAAGTGTCCCGCCTGGGGATTACGGTCGCAAGACTGAAACTCAAAGGAATTGACGGGGGCCCGCACAAGCGGTGGAGCATGTGGTTTAATTCGATGCAACGCGAAGAACCTTACCGAGGCTTGACATCCCGTGACCATCTATGAAAGTAGAGTCTAGTCTTTGACTACACGGAGACAGGTGGTGCATGGCTGTCGTCAGCTCGTGTCGTGAGATGTTGGGTTAAGTCCCGCAACGAGCGCAACCCTTATCCTTAGTTACCAGCAAGTGAAGTTGGGGACTCTAAGGAGACAGCCGGTGAAAGCCGGAGGAAGGTGGGGATGACGTCAAGTCCTCATGCCCTTTATGCCTCGGGCTACACACGTGCTACAATGGTCAGTACAGAGGGGAGCGAAGCTGTGAAGTGGAGCAAATCTCAGAAAGCTGATCCCAGTTCGGATTGCAGGCTGAAACTCGCCTGTATGAAGTTGGAATCGCTAGTAATCGCAGGTCAGCATACTGCGGTGAATACGTTCCCGGGCCTTGTACACACCGCCCGTCACACCACCCGAGTTAGATGCACCAGAAGTCATTTGCGAATGCCAAAGGTGTGTCTGGTAAGGGGGGTGAAGTCGTAACAAGGTAGCCGTACGGGAACGTGCGGCTGGATCACCTCCTTTCTAAGGAGAATGCGTCAAGCTTGTTGTTCAACTTTGAGGGAAGATTTTCTTCCTGAAAGAAGGGCCTATAGCTCAGTTGGTTAGAGCGCACGCCTGATAAGCGTGAGGTCGGTAGTTCGAATCTACCTAGGCCCACCAAAATCTTCATTTTAAAGACGCAAGGAAGATTTTGGTGCTAGGCCATCGAGGCCGTCGCACCATACTAGAAGTTTGAGGTTAGAGAAATATCCAACTTCCAAAATGGGGGTATAGCTCAGTTGGGAGAGCGCCTGCCTTGCAAGCAGGAGGTCAGCGGTTCGAATCCGCTTACCTCCACCATCTTATGAAGTTAGAAGTAAGAGGTTGGAGGTTAGATTAAAGCAAAAACCTTAAACTAAAAACATTCTAAAAAACTGTTCTTTGAAAACTGCATACAGGAAAAGACGAAGGTACCAGAAAGATTCCGAAAGGAATGTTGAAGGTACTACAATTTTCTAAGAAGAAAGATTAAGCTAATAAGGGCTTACGGTGGATACCTAGGTACCTGGAGCCGAAGACGGACGTGCCAAGCTGCGAAAAGCCGCGAGTAGCTGCTAAGAAGCGTAGATACGCGGATATCCTAATGGGGAAACCCGACGGTCGAGAGGGCCGTCATCATATAGTGAAAGAAGTAGCTATATGAAGGGAACCGGGGGAAGTGAAACATCTAAGTACCCCGAGGAAAAGAAATCAAAAGAGATTCCCTAAGTAGCGGCGAGCGAAAGGGGAAGAGCCCAAACACATTTAATGTAAGGCTACAGCCGTTGTTAAATGTGGGTTTAGGATAATCAAGAGTGAGACTGTAGAATCACAAAGGCAGTTGAATCTTTAGCCGAATGACCTGGGAAGGTCAGCCAGAGAGAGTAAAAGCCTCGTAGGTGAAAAGGAGAGACACCTTAGATTATCCAGAGTACCACGGGACACGAGGAACCCTGTGGGAAGAAGGGAAGACCATTTTCCAAGGCTAAATACTACCAGGTAACCGATAGTGAACAAGTACCGTGAGGGAAAGGTGAAAAGAACCCCGTGAGGGGAGTGAAATAGAATATGAAACCGTAAGCTTACAAGCAGTGGGAGGACTATTAGAAAGTCTGACCGCGTACTTTTTGTAGAACGGACCGGCGAGTTATTCTTAGTAGCGTAAGGTTAAGCCAGAAAGGTGAAGCCGCAGCGAAAGCGAGTCTGAATAGGGCGCAAGTTACAAGGAATAGACCCGAAGCCAGGTGATCTACCCATGACCAGGGTGAAGCGGGAGTGAGAACCCGTGGAGGCCCGAACCAGGTGATGTTGAAAAATCATTGGATGAGTTGTGGGTAGGGGTGAAAGGCCAATCGAACCTGGAGATAGCTGGTTCTCCTCGAAATAGCTTTAGGGCTAGCCTCAAGGAATAAAACTAGGCGGTAGAGCACTGATTGGACTAGGGGCCCAACAAGGTTACCGAATCCATTCAAACTCCGAACACTTAAGTTTATAAGCCTTGGGAGTCAGACTACGTGGGATAAGCTTCGTAGTCGAAAGGGAAACAGCCCAGACCACCAGTTAAGGTCCCAAAGTACAGACTAAGTGGGAAAGGAAGTGAGGTCGCAAAGACAACCAGGATGTTGGCTTAGAAGCAGCCATACATTTAAAGAGTGCGTAATAGCTCACTGGTCGAGCGTCCTTGCGCCGAAAATGTAACGGGGCTAAAGTCTGTCACCGAAACTGTGGATGTGTAAATTGTTCACGAAGTCTATTGTTAACTAAAGATAGAGATATAGAGTTACATTTAGTCAAAAGTAACAAAAAGAAATTCAAAACGAGACTTTTGACCAAATGACTCCAGGCTAAAGTCTATTTAGCAAAGCAGTAGATTGCGTGAACAGTTTACACATGGTAGAGGAGCATTGTATAGTGGAAGAAGCTGTACCGTAAGGAGCAGTGGACGCTATACAAGAGAGAATGCCGGTATGAGTAGCGAAAAGAGGGGTGAGAATCCCCTCCGCCGAAAGTCTAAGGTTTCCTGAGGAAGGCTCGTCCGCTCAGGGTAAGCCGGGACCTAAGCCGAGGCCGAAAGGCGTAGGTGATGGATAATTGGTAGAGATTCCAATGCCGCTATTAATCGTTTGAATGAAGTGGGGACACGGCAAGAAAGACAAAGCACACGACTGGAGGTGTGTGCAGAAGCCCAAGGTAGGAATAAAGAGGCAAATCCCTTTATTTAACTATCGAAGGTGATCTGGACCCGAGAGAGGGGAAGTTGTCAAACAAGCTGTCAAGAAAAGCCACTAGTGAGATTAATAGTGCCCGTACCGCAAACCGACACAGGTAGACGGGATGAGAATTCTAAGGCGCGCGAGAGAACCCTTGTTAAGGAACTCGGCAAAATGACCCCGTAACTTAGGGAGAAGGGGTACCACGAAAGTGGGCACAGCAAAGAGGCCCAAGCGACTGTTTAGCAAAAACACAGGTCTCTGCTAAGTCGTAAGACGAAGTATAGGGGCTGACGCCTGCCCGGTGCTGGAAGGTCAAGGGGAAGTGTTAGGTGAAAACCAAAGCATAGAACCTAAGCCCCAGTAAACGGCGGCCGTAACTATAACGGTCCTAAGGTAGCGAAATTCCTTGTCGGGTAAGTTCCGACCTGCACGAATGGCGTAACGACTTGGGCACTGTCTCAACAAGGGACTCGGCGAAATTGTAGTACCAGTAAAGATGCTGGTTACCTGCGACAGGACGGAAAGACCCCGTGGAGCTTTACTGTAGCCTGATATTGGGTTTTGCTAAAGGATGTACAGGATAGGTGGGAGGCTAAGAGCTTGGTACACTAGTATCAAAGGAGCCGCAAGTGGGATACCACCCTTTCTTTAGCGGAATTCTAACCAGAGGCCATAAACTGGTCATGGGACATTGTCAGGTGGGCAGTTTGACTGGGGCGGTCGCCTCCAAAAAAGTAACGGAGGCGCCCAAAGGTTCCCTCAGTGCGGATGGAAATCGCACGAAGAGTGTAAAGGCAAAAGGGAGCTTAACTGTGAGACCAACAAGTCAAACAGGTACGAAAGTAGGGCTTAGTGATCCGGCGGTATTGAATGGAAGAGCCGTCGCTCAACGGATAAAAGTTACCCCGGGGATAACAGGCTTATCTCCCCCAAGAGTTCACATCGACGGGGAGGTTTGGCACCTCGATGTCGGCTCGTCGCATCCTGGAGCTGAAGCAGGTTCCAAGGGTTGGGCTGTTCGCCCATTAAAGCGGTACGCGAGCTGGGTTCAGAACGTCGTGAGACAGTTCGGTCCCTATCCGTCGCAGGCGAAGGATACTTGAGAGGAGCTATCCCTAGTACGAGAGGACCGGGATGGACACACCGATGGTGTATCAGTTGTTCCGCCAGGAGCATAGCTGAGTAGCTAAGTGTGGAATGGATAAACGCTGAAAGCATCTAAGCGTGAAACCAGCCTCAAGATTAGGTATCCCACTCGCAAGAGGTAAGCCCCCTGGTAGATGACCAGGTTGATAGGTTGGAGGTGGAAGTGTGGTAACACATTAAGCTGACCAATACTAATAGGGCGAGGGCTTAATCTTAACTTTAAAAATTATTTTCCTGTATGCATTTTTGAAAGAATAGTTAAGTTATGATTCTAAAGTATTATTTGATATTAATTATTTCTCATAAATAATTTTTTTAACGCTTTTATTCATTACGAAAAGGAAAGAATTTAAACTCACTTCGTTCAGACAAAAATTCTTTTAATCCTTTTCTTCAATCATAAAAGCTAAAAATTATAATGTTCGTAATAATTAATATCAAACAATAGAAATTGTTATCTTGACAAGAGAAATAAGTAGGCTATAATATTCAATATATCATAAAAAAGCAGCTAAATTTTCGGTGGCAATTGCGGAGGGGAAACACCTGTTTCCATTTCGAACACAGCAGTTAAGTCCTCCAGCGCCTATGGTACTGCAAGGGTGACTTTGTGGGAGAGTAGGTCGCTGCCGATTTTATTTATATTTATATATCGTTTACTAATATGTGTTCCCCGATAGCTCAGTTGGTAGAGCAGATGGCTGTTAACCATCGAGTCGCAGGTTCGAGTCCTGCTCAGGGAGCCATTTTTTTATTTGCAATATATTAAATAATAGAGATTTAAACATCTGTTTTGTAAAAACGGGTGTTTTTTATTTTACTGAATAATAGATATATGGTAGAATTATAGATGAACTTAATTAGGTGAGGGGTTATAATAATGTTAGAGGAAACCTGGTTACAGGAATTATCAGAGTTATTATATAATAGTAGATATCAGCTGTTATATTCTGTTTTACTAATTT
This window contains:
- the pbpC gene encoding penicillin-binding protein 1C, which encodes MNKIKLKRSILISLILIILISGGVWQLSRLPVPLFPDDYSTVVVDESGEYLRIFLNSKDQWIFPPVEEGIPKKLKVSVINFEDKRFFNHIGIDFLAVARAVVQDLKAWSKVSGASTITMQVARLTRAKERTISNKLIEIIQALKIENTYSKEEILRLYLTHAPYGGNIIGYKAASLRYFGKEPDQLTWGQASLLAVLPNSPGLITPTRGRERLKQKRDGLLDKLKARGIIDDMTCRLAKAEEIPNREVPFNLAAPHLTRSLKNKLNQDLIKTTINKKMQIQVNYLVKNYMEKMKQKGVNNSAVLIADTRTGQVKTYIGSNDYFDQQHSGKIDGVQIKRSSGSILKPFLYALAMDEGLIIPESKIEDIPVSYGAYSPYNANHRFKGVVTAREALINSLNAPAVSLLDDYGVTEFYNFLTEAGVSTLFRDAKGYGLPLILGGAEVKMWDMVALYRGLGNYGRFSGLHVLAKGKNGELKQLISKGSAYLTLNIIDDLKRPGLEYFWRDYSSKWRIAWKTGTSYGNRDAWAVGVSPEWTIAVWIGNFDGQENEEISGLNAAAPLFFSVFNALPKNYYQDFFAEPEGDLKKIKVSTKTGYRIRDKIINEGLGNLTDALVSKSAQPLIYSPYEKLIYTNRAGTYEVCSLCWDRDDLAKSLKLVYPPQVVAYLKERGNEVYTTLPHKQDCPSVSNGNPIEFIYPQQDSIISIPRGADGKYQKVNFKVAHTGKNSKLFWYLDQEYLGSTTGKHQKLLLPEHGKHTLHVVDNEGHHQEISFYIKINN